Proteins encoded together in one Candidatus Nitrosocaldus cavascurensis window:
- a CDS encoding DsrE family protein, producing MRYTAYVIGIVVAAVLAVAATVQVSQQQQHTSGHTSGDGVGTIPMHPISHGGSTIVVHITSGDPKDARHMLSAEMGVRMALAMQQQGKDVIVFLDSYGTMLAPRNPTDDRLKALNSDLQQFAMQGGRVIVCPHCYQVLGNKAEDLTPGFEWAGPGKMSKVWSGNVIVIDY from the coding sequence ATGAGGTATACAGCATACGTGATTGGGATAGTAGTAGCAGCAGTGCTTGCAGTAGCAGCAACAGTACAGGTATCACAACAACAGCAGCATACAAGCGGACATACAAGCGGAGATGGAGTAGGTACAATACCCATGCATCCTATAAGCCATGGAGGTTCAACTATAGTAGTGCATATCACAAGTGGAGATCCAAAGGATGCAAGACATATGCTAAGTGCTGAGATGGGTGTAAGAATGGCACTAGCGATGCAACAGCAGGGCAAGGATGTCATAGTCTTCCTTGACTCATATGGCACTATGCTTGCACCAAGGAACCCTACTGATGACAGGTTGAAGGCACTGAACTCAGACTTGCAACAGTTCGCAATGCAGGGAGGTAGAGTTATAGTATGCCCACACTGCTATCAGGTACTAGGTAACAAGGCTGAGGATCTGACACCAGGATTCGAGTGGGCTGGTCCTGGGAAGATGTCCAAGGTATGGAGCGGTAACGTGATAGTGATAGACTATTAA
- a CDS encoding metal-dependent transcriptional regulator encodes MMEKEEALFIETAEREHIEMYLKAIWMLNERGEEAKVSVIARVLNIKQPSVVQMLRKLHRRGYVIYSNGKAELTDKGNEIGMQMIRNSRLLEVLMKNALKIDLDEEMVCGMEHHMSKRFADAICTLLNHPRICPHGYTIPEGECCKNNRLTESGQL; translated from the coding sequence ATGATGGAGAAGGAAGAGGCGCTCTTCATAGAGACTGCAGAGAGGGAGCATATAGAGATGTACCTAAAGGCTATATGGATGCTTAATGAGCGAGGAGAGGAGGCAAAGGTAAGCGTTATAGCAAGGGTATTGAACATAAAGCAGCCTAGTGTTGTTCAGATGCTTAGGAAGTTGCATAGGCGAGGCTATGTTATTTACAGCAATGGCAAGGCAGAGCTAACTGATAAAGGTAATGAGATAGGCATGCAGATGATTAGGAACAGTAGACTGCTAGAGGTCTTGATGAAGAATGCACTAAAGATAGATCTGGATGAGGAGATGGTCTGTGGGATGGAGCATCATATGAGCAAGAGATTTGCAGATGCAATATGCACACTTCTCAACCATCCAAGGATATGTCCACATGGCTATACAATACCTGAAGGTGAGTGTTGTAAAAATAATAGGTTAACTGAGTCTGGTCAACTTTAA
- a CDS encoding ammonium transporter encodes MRNRTLAIVVGVAIAALMLAFTVTEQIAYAAHGREVKPNENGSIPFVEPDQNPHECWTPEGEPCPIDRGDTAWMLTASALVLFMTPGVAFFYGGLARSKNVVSTIGMCFIVIGIISVQWVLYGYSLAFGPVTEGVHNFVGDFSYALLNGVSHEAPLGNYESGTWMSIPHQTFMIFQAMFAIITPALIVGGLVDRIKFSAFVIFVVLWATFVYDPVAHWVWGGGFLMDMGALDFAGGTVVHITSGWTALAGALILGRRIGYGKVAMESHNVPMVVLGAAILWFGWFGFNAGSGLAADGRDTSAFVVTNTATAMASLAWVFMSWAHTGKPSIVGAASGAVAGLVAITPASGFVGVMGAIIIGLAAGIICYACVVFKNRRRWDDALDVWGVHGMGGTAGAILTGVLANEHIGGVAGGWEGNYMQIAINALGAGVSIAYAFGLSLLILKVMDIVWPEGIRVTPREEEIGLDIAQHGEKAYATA; translated from the coding sequence ATGCGCAACCGTACTCTAGCAATAGTAGTAGGAGTAGCGATTGCTGCATTGATGCTGGCATTCACTGTTACAGAGCAGATTGCATATGCTGCACATGGAAGGGAGGTTAAGCCAAACGAGAATGGGAGCATACCATTTGTTGAGCCAGATCAGAACCCCCATGAATGCTGGACACCTGAAGGAGAACCATGTCCAATAGATAGAGGGGATACAGCATGGATGCTAACTGCAAGTGCTCTAGTACTCTTCATGACCCCTGGAGTAGCATTCTTCTATGGAGGGTTGGCAAGAAGCAAGAATGTTGTCTCTACTATAGGGATGTGCTTCATAGTGATAGGGATAATAAGTGTGCAATGGGTGCTCTACGGTTACAGTCTAGCATTTGGACCAGTTACAGAGGGAGTTCATAACTTCGTTGGTGACTTTTCATATGCATTACTCAATGGTGTATCACATGAGGCACCATTGGGCAACTATGAGTCTGGTACATGGATGAGCATACCACATCAGACATTCATGATATTCCAAGCAATGTTCGCAATAATAACCCCAGCACTCATAGTTGGAGGTTTGGTTGATAGGATAAAGTTCAGTGCATTCGTTATATTCGTAGTGCTATGGGCAACGTTCGTGTACGATCCAGTTGCACACTGGGTATGGGGTGGAGGCTTCCTCATGGATATGGGTGCACTAGACTTTGCTGGAGGTACTGTAGTGCATATAACCTCTGGCTGGACTGCACTTGCTGGTGCACTCATACTAGGGAGGAGGATAGGTTATGGTAAAGTAGCAATGGAGAGCCATAATGTGCCGATGGTTGTGCTAGGGGCAGCAATACTCTGGTTTGGATGGTTTGGGTTCAACGCTGGTAGTGGTCTAGCAGCAGATGGTAGAGATACTAGTGCATTTGTGGTTACAAATACAGCAACAGCAATGGCCTCTCTAGCATGGGTCTTCATGAGCTGGGCACATACTGGGAAGCCAAGCATAGTTGGTGCTGCAAGTGGTGCTGTTGCAGGTCTAGTTGCTATAACCCCAGCCTCAGGCTTTGTAGGGGTTATGGGTGCAATAATAATAGGGCTTGCCGCAGGTATAATATGCTATGCATGTGTAGTCTTCAAGAACAGGAGGAGATGGGATGATGCACTTGATGTCTGGGGAGTACATGGTATGGGAGGTACTGCTGGTGCAATACTGACTGGTGTGCTGGCAAATGAGCACATAGGAGGTGTTGCTGGAGGATGGGAGGGCAACTACATGCAGATAGCCATAAATGCTCTAGGCGCTGGTGTTAGCATAGCATACGCATTTGGTCTATCCCTGCTTATACTGAAGGTAATGGATATAGTATGGCCTGAAGGGATAAGGGTTACACCAAGAGAGGAGGAGATCGGGCTGGATATAGCACAGCATGGAGAGAAGGCATACGCAACTGCATAG
- the cca gene encoding CCA tRNA nucleotidyltransferase, whose translation MSASELDGVIREAYRLVEPSIDDRRRIGYIADTYSKRVKDIAVGYREVSGVVLVGSYAKDTWLAESVDIDIFLKIRPDVDEERFEAVAMDVGLRALHDINPYLRYAQHPYVEAIMDGVRINVVPCYDVEIGRWKSAADRSPYHTEYMLKALDDEKRREVRLLKRFMKVIGVYGAEIAVQGFSGYVCEVLILKYGSFLNALKGASRWREKEVIAIDSAMHRGEYGIGGSSNRGSSNSDGSSSKSRSVHARAVTSVQMGNSPIIILDPVDTSRNLGLAISYESVGRFILSARNFLRRPSINYFTYTTADDHARMIDHSKVGNIIIVHFKHSPRSEDIIWGQLKSSASAIAKQLSINNFKVLRYACYTDGSNAFISFMLESPTIPRIVLKYGPKVFDANNAEKFISKNRGMLLWISNEDGRLLALAERRFHDARQLIDNIMSNLEGSGISKGLMDDIRSNGFKIYAGDEVEMLIKSSNSSKDDVVVVASVVKKIVEYMLVNDRFAFAEE comes from the coding sequence ATGTCAGCATCTGAGCTTGATGGGGTTATCAGGGAAGCGTACAGGTTGGTTGAACCAAGCATAGATGATAGGAGAAGGATAGGCTATATAGCAGATACATATAGCAAGAGGGTCAAGGATATTGCAGTAGGGTATAGAGAGGTTAGCGGTGTTGTTCTAGTTGGCTCTTATGCAAAGGATACATGGCTTGCTGAGAGCGTTGATATCGATATATTCCTGAAGATAAGGCCAGATGTGGATGAGGAGAGGTTTGAAGCAGTAGCAATGGATGTTGGTTTAAGGGCATTGCATGATATCAACCCTTACCTTAGATATGCACAGCATCCATACGTTGAAGCAATTATGGATGGGGTTAGGATAAACGTTGTACCATGCTATGATGTTGAGATAGGGAGGTGGAAGAGTGCAGCAGATAGGAGCCCTTACCATACAGAGTATATGCTCAAAGCATTGGATGATGAAAAGAGGAGGGAGGTTAGGTTACTCAAGAGGTTCATGAAGGTGATAGGCGTTTATGGTGCAGAGATAGCAGTGCAGGGGTTCTCTGGCTATGTATGTGAGGTTCTTATACTCAAGTATGGCTCATTCCTTAACGCACTAAAGGGCGCATCTAGATGGAGGGAGAAGGAAGTTATAGCAATAGATTCAGCAATGCATAGGGGAGAGTATGGTATAGGTGGTAGCAGTAACAGAGGTAGCAGTAATAGTGATGGTAGTAGCAGCAAGAGTAGAAGCGTACATGCTAGAGCAGTAACAAGTGTGCAGATGGGCAATAGCCCTATAATAATACTTGATCCAGTTGATACAAGCAGGAACCTAGGCTTAGCAATATCGTATGAGAGCGTTGGTAGGTTCATACTCTCAGCAAGGAACTTCCTGAGGAGGCCTAGCATCAACTACTTCACATACACTACTGCTGATGATCATGCAAGGATGATAGATCATAGCAAGGTTGGGAACATCATTATAGTGCACTTCAAACACTCTCCAAGGAGTGAAGATATAATATGGGGACAGTTGAAGAGTAGTGCAAGTGCTATAGCAAAGCAACTCTCTATCAACAACTTCAAGGTTTTAAGGTATGCATGCTATACAGATGGCTCAAATGCATTCATATCATTCATGCTAGAATCACCAACTATACCACGTATAGTGCTCAAGTATGGCCCAAAGGTATTCGATGCTAATAATGCTGAGAAGTTCATCTCAAAGAATAGGGGTATGTTGCTATGGATAAGCAATGAGGATGGTAGGTTGCTAGCATTGGCAGAGAGAAGGTTCCACGATGCTAGGCAGTTAATAGATAACATAATGAGTAATCTAGAGGGTAGTGGGATAAGTAAAGGGCTGATGGATGATATAAGGAGCAATGGGTTCAAGATATATGCAGGGGATGAGGTAGAGATGCTCATTAAGAGTAGTAATAGCAGCAAGGATGATGTTGTTGTAGTAGCATCTGTAGTAAAGAAGATAGTAGAGTATATGCTTGTAAATGATAGGTTTGCATTTGCAGAAGAGTAG
- the thpR gene encoding RNA 2',3'-cyclic phosphodiesterase gives MRVFIAMDVKDEGSIANMLKVQREFMSLGLNAKPVSKEQLHFTLLFLGEIDSIMLERVKERLSNMIFEPVNVVYRGVGAFPSMKHPRIIWVGVDPNTTSKLTDIARGVEDRLKPLGFKSDKQFTPHITLLRVKEGNSNRTRSRRSEDVGGDALATAIGKHSSTYFGSDTLDEIKVKKSDLMREGPVYTDMFSIKASSGLGSK, from the coding sequence ATGCGTGTGTTTATTGCAATGGATGTAAAGGATGAGGGCTCAATAGCCAATATGCTTAAAGTTCAGAGAGAGTTCATGAGCCTAGGGTTAAATGCAAAACCAGTAAGTAAGGAGCAGTTGCACTTCACCCTGCTCTTCCTTGGCGAGATAGACTCTATCATGCTTGAGAGGGTAAAGGAGAGGCTCTCAAACATGATCTTTGAGCCAGTGAACGTTGTGTATAGAGGTGTGGGAGCATTCCCTAGTATGAAGCATCCTAGGATCATCTGGGTTGGTGTTGATCCTAATACTACATCTAAACTCACAGATATAGCAAGGGGGGTTGAGGATAGGCTCAAGCCTTTAGGCTTCAAGAGTGATAAGCAGTTCACACCACATATCACACTACTTAGAGTTAAGGAAGGTAATAGCAATAGGACAAGGTCTAGGAGAAGTGAAGATGTTGGTGGTGATGCTCTTGCAACTGCCATAGGTAAGCATAGCAGTACATACTTTGGTAGCGATACGCTGGATGAGATAAAGGTGAAGAAGAGTGATCTGATGCGTGAAGGACCTGTATATACGGATATGTTCAGTATAAAGGCATCAAGTGGGTTGGGTAGCAAATAA
- a CDS encoding AAA family ATPase, producing the protein MKKKKDRPLIVCITGLPGSGKTTVADALKGIGFTVISMGDVVRRETEKRGLELTDANLGRIMLELRSVHGPDAIAMLVGEDIRRLSADEESKGSEERGKGNGKGNCYFAIDGLRSIREAERLKEYGVVKVLAVHASRERRFNFLLKRGRSDAPSDIKEFYARDKREIDVGIAEAIALSDAIVSNDTTKDELVKHAIGVVQRWVEEYSRDDNQSFD; encoded by the coding sequence TTGAAAAAGAAGAAGGATAGACCCTTAATAGTATGCATAACTGGATTACCTGGTTCAGGCAAGACAACGGTAGCAGATGCACTCAAGGGTATAGGGTTCACTGTAATAAGCATGGGCGATGTTGTAAGAAGGGAGACTGAGAAGCGAGGTCTTGAATTGACAGATGCAAACCTTGGCAGGATCATGCTTGAGTTGAGGAGCGTCCATGGACCAGATGCCATAGCCATGCTTGTTGGTGAGGATATAAGGAGGTTGAGTGCAGATGAAGAGAGCAAGGGTAGTGAGGAGAGAGGCAAGGGTAACGGGAAGGGCAACTGCTACTTTGCTATAGATGGACTCAGGAGTATCAGAGAGGCTGAGAGGCTTAAGGAGTATGGTGTTGTTAAGGTACTTGCAGTTCATGCATCAAGGGAGAGGAGGTTCAACTTCCTTCTCAAGAGGGGGAGGAGCGATGCACCATCAGATATCAAGGAGTTCTATGCAAGGGATAAGCGTGAGATTGATGTTGGTATAGCGGAGGCTATAGCGTTATCAGATGCAATAGTTAGCAATGATACAACTAAGGATGAACTTGTAAAGCATGCTATTGGTGTTGTTCAACGTTGGGTTGAAGAGTACAGTAGAGATGATAACCAATCATTCGATTAG
- a CDS encoding RNA-binding domain-containing protein codes for MVDVGVECKVYPSEDPSKVIKAVKNVIDGLELVHEDDMVRARASLSIDALSKMKRQIQSRQVMDTFRRIMLENESEDGYLTWLYLNKQAAYAGSIVVCEDADESPLGPIKVTIRSRGMKVRRVIDWLTR; via the coding sequence TTGGTAGATGTAGGGGTTGAGTGTAAGGTGTACCCATCTGAGGACCCAAGCAAGGTTATAAAGGCTGTAAAGAATGTGATAGATGGACTTGAGCTTGTTCATGAGGATGATATGGTTAGGGCAAGGGCATCTCTAAGCATAGATGCATTATCAAAGATGAAGAGGCAGATACAATCAAGGCAAGTGATGGATACATTCAGGAGGATTATGCTTGAGAATGAGAGCGAAGATGGTTACCTTACATGGCTTTATTTGAACAAACAGGCTGCATATGCTGGCTCCATAGTTGTATGTGAGGATGCAGATGAGTCCCCATTAGGACCAATAAAAGTAACGATAAGGAGTAGAGGGATGAAGGTTAGAAGGGTAATAGATTGGCTGACAAGATGA
- a CDS encoding phosphoribosylaminoimidazolesuccinocarboxamide synthase yields the protein MIRIEGSSKDLLIEVEPKDDEMGIGYFIPKDTFSIFDYKVRGKWPFSIPHKGLAMRYIINKSFELANSAGIRTCFIEAVEHGCKVHVVRVPGRELPLNQMEIEIGTRNRMVDLEFIFNYYLHPRSSLLADMRQGRKDYKAYGFTSMPEGGELIPASASGELILSYTTKYDKRGDISLSRDEARIRSRLTDEQWSKAHELIKECTMLICRYAEKRGLLRFDGKYEVYVDSNGDVGLADTFGNPEEDRYMLEIRDVSMVERFLDFYMRRWRLDASRIDAVRDGLRRMMGKRHMVDVSKQFLRNWYIDNGWRQLYVSGKSDVPPTMPRDAISAYTDCMLSFASLWSDKTAEIVNTTGVLVRPIVEVASELYALEHLNRSNLLPMEGL from the coding sequence ATGATAAGGATTGAGGGCTCATCAAAGGACCTGCTCATAGAGGTAGAGCCTAAGGATGATGAGATGGGCATAGGCTATTTCATACCAAAGGATACATTCTCCATATTCGATTACAAGGTTAGAGGCAAGTGGCCATTCTCAATACCCCATAAGGGCTTAGCCATGCGCTATATAATAAACAAGAGCTTTGAACTTGCTAACAGTGCTGGTATAAGGACATGCTTCATAGAGGCTGTAGAGCATGGATGCAAGGTTCATGTGGTTAGGGTTCCTGGAAGGGAACTCCCCCTTAACCAGATGGAGATAGAGATAGGTACAAGGAATAGGATGGTTGATCTTGAGTTCATATTCAACTACTATCTTCATCCAAGGTCATCCTTGCTAGCAGATATGAGGCAAGGCAGGAAGGATTACAAGGCATACGGGTTTACAAGCATGCCAGAGGGAGGGGAGTTGATACCAGCATCTGCAAGTGGTGAACTAATCCTATCATACACAACCAAGTACGATAAGAGGGGTGACATAAGTTTAAGCAGAGATGAGGCAAGGATAAGATCAAGGCTTACAGATGAGCAATGGAGCAAGGCACATGAACTGATAAAGGAGTGCACCATGCTAATCTGCAGATATGCTGAGAAGAGAGGGTTGCTTAGGTTCGATGGCAAGTATGAGGTTTATGTTGATTCTAATGGTGATGTTGGGTTAGCAGATACCTTTGGGAACCCAGAGGAGGATAGGTATATGCTTGAGATAAGGGATGTGAGCATGGTTGAGAGGTTCCTTGACTTCTACATGAGGAGGTGGAGGCTAGATGCATCAAGGATAGATGCTGTAAGGGATGGGTTGAGGAGGATGATGGGGAAGAGGCATATGGTTGATGTAAGCAAGCAGTTCCTAAGGAACTGGTACATAGATAATGGGTGGAGGCAACTATATGTTAGTGGTAAGTCAGATGTGCCCCCAACTATGCCTAGGGATGCTATATCTGCATACACAGACTGCATGCTCTCATTTGCATCACTATGGAGCGACAAGACAGCAGAGATAGTTAATACAACTGGAGTACTTGTTAGGCCAATAGTAGAGGTTGCATCAGAACTCTATGCCCTTGAGCATCTTAACAGGAGTAACCTGTTACCTATGGAAGGTTTATGA
- a CDS encoding ArsA family ATPase codes for MKRVIFYTGKGGTGKTVTSCATALACSKLGYRVLLMSTDPAHTLSDAFNMHIGNESTLVKENLYAMQIDPVVEMGKQYQQLLAYFASLFSSRGIDETIAYEIAMLPGMTQIFSMLRLEELSYSNDYDVVILDMMASGEALRYLYLPKLVGSLSRRLFSFAGLFSGMARIIEPIAKMPAPSSDVIKTEIELIGKLERLADILKDRGLTSIRLVANPDLFSIENAKRSLMAANLFGLNVDLAVINKIIPKVDEPYFAGWIRQQEEYVRDAEMNFYPIPIRKARLFESELRGIDMLERYARELFGDYDPADVFFKEDIFTFEYKDDSFSMRFRVPFTEKDDFELERLGDQLTIRVRSTTGNIVNIVPLPSATVGMRLSKARLQGSELIVTFERE; via the coding sequence ATGAAGAGGGTTATCTTCTACACTGGCAAGGGAGGCACAGGCAAGACTGTAACATCCTGTGCTACAGCACTTGCATGCTCAAAACTAGGCTATAGAGTGCTTTTGATGTCAACTGATCCAGCACATACACTTAGCGATGCCTTCAACATGCATATAGGGAATGAGTCTACACTAGTTAAGGAGAACCTGTACGCAATGCAGATAGACCCTGTTGTTGAGATGGGTAAGCAGTACCAGCAACTCCTAGCATACTTTGCATCGCTCTTCTCCTCCCGTGGTATAGATGAGACCATAGCATATGAGATAGCCATGCTCCCTGGGATGACCCAAATCTTCTCAATGCTAAGGCTTGAGGAGTTATCCTATAGCAACGATTATGATGTTGTTATACTTGATATGATGGCATCTGGTGAAGCGTTAAGATACCTATACCTACCAAAGTTGGTTGGAAGTCTGAGTAGGAGGCTCTTCAGCTTTGCAGGACTATTCAGCGGGATGGCAAGGATCATAGAACCCATCGCAAAGATGCCTGCACCATCCTCCGATGTTATCAAGACTGAGATTGAACTTATAGGCAAGCTTGAGAGGTTAGCAGATATACTCAAGGATAGGGGGCTTACAAGTATAAGGCTTGTTGCAAACCCAGATCTATTCAGCATAGAGAATGCAAAGAGGTCATTGATGGCTGCAAACCTCTTTGGACTTAACGTTGACCTTGCTGTTATAAACAAGATAATACCTAAGGTTGATGAGCCTTACTTTGCTGGCTGGATAAGGCAGCAGGAAGAGTATGTAAGGGATGCTGAGATGAACTTCTACCCTATCCCTATAAGGAAGGCAAGGTTATTTGAGAGCGAGTTGAGGGGCATTGATATGCTTGAGAGGTATGCAAGGGAGTTGTTTGGGGATTATGATCCAGCAGATGTATTCTTCAAAGAGGATATATTCACGTTTGAGTACAAGGATGATAGCTTCAGCATGAGGTTTAGAGTGCCATTCACAGAGAAGGATGACTTTGAGTTGGAGCGCTTGGGGGATCAACTAACCATAAGGGTTAGGAGTACTACAGGTAACATAGTGAATATAGTGCCACTGCCATCTGCAACTGTAGGGATGAGGCTATCAAAGGCAAGACTTCAAGGCTCAGAGTTGATAGTCACGTTTGAACGTGAGTAA
- a CDS encoding TIGR00269 family protein → MSVKPCIYCSAESVYYRHYSGEYLCSRCFTRSVQRKVARTISKYSMIKHGDRVAVAVSGGKDSLSLLHILSKSARRHGNELVAVTIDEGITGYRDESLKIAREFASMLDVEHAILSYRELFGSTLEEALKARDEKAISMSACSICGTFRRKAIDSIAKAVGADVIATAHNLDDMLQTFIINISAGDVERIAWMYPEPVEYANGLRKVKPLLEVYEHEVAFYALINDIPFQSEQCPYMNEGIRSSIREFLNALEQKHPGIKYNMLRTILKVSKVLRDNLEFKRYRCSVCSRECSTASGICSSCMLTMMLANGSSSISISSNGSNNNNNNSKIN, encoded by the coding sequence ATGAGCGTTAAACCTTGCATATACTGCAGTGCTGAGAGTGTATACTATAGGCATTACTCTGGAGAGTATCTTTGCTCTAGATGCTTCACAAGATCTGTGCAGAGGAAGGTTGCTAGAACCATATCAAAGTACTCCATGATAAAGCATGGAGACAGGGTTGCTGTTGCAGTCTCTGGGGGCAAGGATAGCCTATCCCTCCTTCATATACTGAGCAAGAGTGCTAGAAGGCATGGTAATGAACTTGTAGCAGTAACTATAGATGAGGGTATAACAGGTTACAGGGATGAATCATTGAAGATTGCAAGGGAGTTTGCTTCAATGCTTGATGTTGAGCATGCAATCCTATCCTACAGGGAGTTGTTTGGAAGCACGCTTGAGGAAGCACTTAAGGCAAGGGATGAGAAGGCAATCAGCATGAGCGCATGCTCAATATGTGGAACATTTAGGAGGAAGGCTATAGACTCTATTGCCAAGGCTGTTGGTGCAGATGTTATAGCAACAGCACATAACCTTGATGATATGCTCCAAACATTCATCATAAACATCTCTGCTGGTGATGTAGAGAGGATAGCATGGATGTACCCAGAGCCTGTAGAGTATGCCAATGGTTTGAGGAAGGTGAAGCCTTTACTTGAGGTTTATGAGCATGAGGTAGCATTCTACGCCCTTATCAACGATATACCATTCCAGAGTGAGCAGTGCCCATACATGAACGAAGGGATAAGGAGTAGCATAAGGGAGTTCCTTAATGCTTTAGAGCAGAAGCATCCTGGCATAAAGTACAATATGCTTAGAACCATACTGAAGGTATCTAAAGTGCTGAGGGATAACCTTGAGTTTAAGAGGTATAGATGTAGTGTATGCTCAAGGGAGTGTAGTACTGCTAGTGGTATATGCTCCTCCTGTATGCTTACAATGATGCTAGCAAATGGTAGCAGTAGCATTAGTATTAGCAGTAATGGTAGTAATAATAATAATAACAACAGCAAGATCAACTAG